One genomic region from Leishmania panamensis strain MHOM/PA/94/PSC-1 chromosome 10 sequence encodes:
- a CDS encoding hypothetical protein (TriTrypDB/GeneDB-style sysID: LpmP.10.0090), which translates to MFQTYPLADCTRDTIQAMNQLHDLSHGGSAMKSAKIKRHNPYASKLLAPEDSVEYNSMFNSPLSSRQSPLNWEARAFDPSIMYSGISTPYLTQSLASLPMELHVRRSLFGDSTAALPGNSPSGASTELGDSRAQVTIAPVAQSSVAAPTKKTLGKVYVGGCPLVVPQHDNEVTVQLRHSEATFVIPDIYSLMALEEETRDMVGMPVIVEGDRGEDFGVISGMAKAEAATGTAAPSPKTEEDAAAKVSPSCSAKPLLKVLRVASSLEVQNREALLQREAEALEYCQACLQEVQLSVPITIEGVVFQFDRKKLTVRYTSNAYVDFNDLTRMLHKKYNCRIWMDQLNRDTVNTEKRSRRGEQSGKKGNQHHRGAPKRRE; encoded by the coding sequence ATGTTCCAGACATATCCGCTTGCGGACTGCACCCGCGACACTATCCAGGCCATGAACCAGTTGCATGACCTTTCGCATGGTGGGTCGGCGATGAAGTCCGCCAAGATAAAGCGACACAACCCGTATGCCAGCAAGCTGCTTGCCCCAGAGGACTCTGTCGAGTACAATAGCATGTTCAACTCCCCACTTTCCTCCCGCCAGTCCCCACTGAACTGGGAGGCTCGGGCCTTTGACCCGTCGATTATGTACAGCGGCATCAGCACGCCGTACCTCACACAGTCGCTCGCCAGTCTGCCGATGGAGCTGCATGTGCGCCGATCGCTCTTCGGCGACAGCACAGCTGCTCTCCCGGGCAACTCCCCCTCAGGTGCGTCTACGGAGCTTGGCGACAGTCGCGCGCAGGTCACCATTGCGCCGGTGGCGCAATCATctgtggcggcgccgacgaAAAAGACACTGGGAAAGGTATACGTTGGTGGCTGCCCCCTTGTTGTACCACAGCATGACAACGAGGtgacggtgcagctgcgccacagtGAGGCTACCTTCGTCATCCCCGACATCTACAGTCTCATGgcgttggaggaggagacgcggGACATGGTAGGGATGCCGGTCATCGTCGAGGGTGACCGAGGCGAGGATTTCGGCGTGATTAGCGGCATGGCCAAGGCAGAGGCCGCAACGGGAACAGCCGCGCCATCACCCAAGACGGAGGAAGATGCGGCGGCAAAGGTGTCACCAAGTTGCTCCGCAAAGCCATTACTCAAAGTGCTGCGTGTCGCCTCCTCACTCGAGGTGCAGAATAGAGAGGCACTCCTGCAGCGTGAAGCGGAGGCACTCGAATACTGCCAGGCCTgcctgcaggaggtgcagctgtcAGTACCTATCACCATTGAGGGTGTCGTCTTCCAGTTCGACCGCAAGAAGCTCACTGTTCGCTACACGAGCAACGCCTATGTGGACTTCAATGATCTGACCCGTATGCTGCACAAGAAGTACAACTGCCGCATCTGGATGGACCAACTGAACCGCGATACGGTCAACACCGAgaagcgcagccgccgcggcgagcAAAGTGGGAAGAAGGGCAACCAGCATCACAGGGGAGCACCGAAGCGCCGTGAGTAG
- a CDS encoding hypothetical protein (TriTrypDB/GeneDB-style sysID: LpmP.10.0080) has protein sequence MEGAETGDKIAPATAAPLLLPNRAPKGVRVRKTATLKGHKDRVWCVRWCPTAPVLASCSGDTTVKFWGRGRSAESDDEVWTCLGSLEGEHSRTIRHISWSPSGEYISCASFDHTASVWRRNGNDAEYGFEIEGVLDGHESEVKCVEWATDSMLVTSSRDHTAWIWERVGEGEYECGGVLTGHIQDVKHCQFVLPHNDGDTPLVVTCGYDDTIKVWLEGHHQDDWQCVQTITAHEATVWATALQKLEVPMELVRASHANHALLPQPLLCSCSDDLLIIFWKRNAEGRFVEAARTSGFAERSLFDVDWAPHNSPVVACASGDNSFSLLGVYEDEAGVHACTLAHVADAHLADVNSVSFASHGTLTACNAEGEKTGALLATAGDDSVIHMWTVSAEIE, from the coding sequence ATGGAGGGAGCCGAGACAGGTGACAAAATAGCgccggcgacagcagcacctctgctTCTGCCCAACCGCGCGCCGAAAGGTGTGCGGGTACGGAAGACTGCGACACTCAAAGGCCACAAGGATCGTGTCTGGTGCGTGCGCTGGTGCCCCACGGCCCCTGTGCTCGCTTCCTGCTCAGGTGACACTACCGTCAAATTTTGGGGCCGCGGCCGGTCCGCGGAGAGCGACGATGAGGTGTGGACATGCCTCGGTTCCCTGGAGGGGGAACATAGCCGTACCATTCGCCACATCAGCTGGAGCCCTAGTGGTGAGTACATTTCGTGTGCTTCTTTTGACCACACGGCTAGTGTGTGGCGGCGCAACGGTAACGACGCCGAGTACGGCTTCGAAATCGAGGGCGTTCTGGACGGGCACGAAAGTGAAGTGAAGTGTGTCGAGTGGGCGACCGACAGTATGCTTGTCACGAGCTCGCGTGATCACACGGCGTGGATTTGGGAGCGCGTGGGTGAGGGCGAGTACGAATGTGGTGGTGTCTTGACAGGGCACATACAGGACGTTAAGCACTGCCAGTTTGTGCTTCCACACAACGATGGCGACACGCCACTTGTCGTGACGTGCGGATACGATGATACAATCAAGGTGTGGTTGGAAGGGCACCACCAGGATGACTGGCAGTGTGTCCAGACGATAACGGCGCACGAGGCCACCGTCTGGGCCACAGCCCTCCAGAAACTCGAGGTGCCAATGGAACTGGTCAGGGCATCGCACGCCAATCATGCGCTCCTGCCCCAGCCCttgctctgcagctgctcagaCGACCTACTCATTATTTTCTGGAAGCGCAACGCTGAGGGCAGGTTTGTTGAAGCCGCTCGCACCTCTGGCTTTGCAGAGCGCTCTTTATTCGATGTGGATTGGGCACCGCACAACTCACCAGTGGTAGCGTGTGCCAGCGGTGACAACAGCTTCTCGCTGCTGGGCGTTTACGAAGATGAAGCTGGCGTGCACGCCTGCACACTGGCGCATGTCGCAGATGCGCACTTGGCCGACGTCAACAGCGTCAGTTTTGCTTCACACGGAACCCTGACGGCGTGCAACGCGGAGGGTGAAAAGACAGGCGCACTATTGGCCACTGCTGGTGATGACAGCGTGATCCACATGTGGACCGTGTCTGCGGAGATAGAGTGA